In one Bacteroides intestinalis DSM 17393 genomic region, the following are encoded:
- a CDS encoding hybrid sensor histidine kinase/response regulator transcription factor, with product MKNTLLFLGLIILLVAKSGAQPYTIKRLGVEDGLSSNYVVGITQDKQGCMWFATEGGLNKFDGRQFTVYKKYTSKLSANELNCVCADPRDNKVWIGTQREGLCVFDCDADTFTVYRAGDGTIATNDITNIIPSFDKKGLWITTYHVGIHYYDIETGKFTHYYEHNVKGLGGLKNYIACDDGRGNLYVGHDGKGMSVISLKDHTIKRYQHVSNDPDSLPGGLVVALCVDEQRNIWVGTNKGLSIFNPATEKFTTFRHIPGDENSLLSNQVLDIKQMRDGRLWICTNMGGVSILDMQQNAFTSPTHIHFQNIPATNDVHGLSGPNARCAFQDSFGNIWLGNYRGGVDFISYAQPIFNMLPYTVERDGKQSSKQVWGLFAKDDKVLVGGEGEFAVFQKNKLIDTFLLRSYQTQSNTHINVVYKDSQDRLWMGTYLNGILLYDLQNKKMTRIGKTSHEETLNVHCFYEDKNGSIWVGTESGLYIYENGKLEVAGFIQSQLPDTKIHGILRDKEDKLWIGTFGKGVSVFDLNNKLIYNFVVENGFCSNAVNHMMQDSRQRILVATREGVALFHDTANPEKYEVFKERNGLENSQVRAITEDKLHQIWISTNGGVSRLDEAKKVFYNYSHHDGVPMGDFMNGSTCMTSDGTMYFGSQNGACYFNPKDIPTNREVSSIVITRFCTYHRMKESHDEELPMPIADGEINLPYNQNTFKISFNVLDYTQSPQVEFTYMLEGLEKAWYNTQGENQVTFRNISPGTYVFKVKTRIRNQEWDEKEASLVIHIQPPFWLTWYAKLVYVLLFVLALYGLLHFYKHKIDLESSLDLERRKSQNDLELNNERLRFYTNITHELRTPLTLILGPLEDLLSDGTLSPKHANKISIIHDSATRLLNLINRILEFRKTETQNRKLAVARGNLAQLVQEIGLRYKELNPNNKVAYHIHIETEDAELFYDADMVTIILDNLLSNAVKYTSEGEITLTLRSVEEMQIKYTEISVKDTGHGIEPEALPHIFDRYYQAKSKFQASGSGIGLALVKGLTDLHEGMLKVESTPEVGTTFILRLLTENTYPNAIHVESKVKKLPIPTEDMGGMDPALDGCPIVLVVEDNSDIREYIKSSFADIYEVITAKDGQEGWELTQARIPNVIVSDIMMPIMDGVELCKKVKEDMRTSHIPVILLTAKDSLHDKEEGYASGADAYLTKPFSAKLLHSCINNLLETRKKIASQLLLADVKPAQEQAVSSLNRLDNEFMQKITQIIEENIEMEKMDVAFIADKMCMSHSTLYRKIKGLADMSANEFIRKVKMRKSVEMLISGEYTISEISYMTGFSSVAYFRQCFKNEYGVSPSGYVKQKQ from the coding sequence ATGAAGAACACTCTGCTATTTCTGGGACTGATTATTCTTTTGGTTGCAAAATCGGGAGCACAACCCTATACGATTAAAAGACTGGGGGTAGAAGACGGGCTGTCCAGTAATTACGTGGTGGGGATTACCCAGGATAAACAAGGATGCATGTGGTTTGCCACCGAGGGCGGGCTGAATAAATTCGATGGCAGGCAGTTTACGGTTTATAAAAAATATACCTCGAAGCTGAGTGCCAATGAACTGAACTGTGTGTGTGCCGATCCGCGCGACAATAAAGTGTGGATAGGTACCCAACGTGAAGGCCTGTGTGTGTTCGATTGTGATGCGGATACGTTCACTGTATACAGGGCGGGAGATGGCACTATTGCAACCAATGATATTACCAATATCATCCCTTCCTTCGACAAAAAAGGGTTGTGGATTACCACCTATCATGTAGGTATCCATTATTATGATATCGAAACCGGGAAATTCACTCATTACTATGAACACAATGTGAAAGGACTGGGTGGATTGAAAAACTATATAGCCTGTGATGATGGTCGGGGAAATCTGTATGTCGGGCATGATGGCAAGGGGATGAGTGTCATTTCATTAAAGGATCATACAATAAAAAGGTATCAGCACGTTTCCAATGATCCGGATAGCCTTCCGGGAGGACTTGTCGTTGCCTTGTGTGTAGATGAACAAAGAAATATATGGGTAGGTACGAATAAAGGACTCTCCATCTTTAATCCTGCAACCGAAAAGTTCACCACTTTCAGGCATATTCCGGGCGATGAGAACTCGTTGCTTTCCAATCAGGTGCTGGATATAAAACAGATGAGGGATGGACGGTTGTGGATCTGCACCAATATGGGTGGTGTCAGTATACTCGATATGCAACAGAATGCATTTACTTCACCAACCCATATACATTTTCAGAATATACCTGCTACCAATGATGTGCACGGCCTGTCGGGACCTAATGCCAGATGTGCTTTTCAAGATAGCTTCGGGAATATCTGGCTGGGGAATTACCGGGGAGGAGTCGATTTTATAAGTTATGCACAGCCCATTTTTAATATGTTGCCCTACACAGTGGAAAGAGACGGTAAACAGAGTAGTAAACAAGTTTGGGGATTATTTGCAAAAGATGATAAAGTGTTGGTTGGGGGCGAAGGTGAGTTTGCTGTTTTTCAGAAGAATAAGCTGATAGATACTTTCTTATTGCGTTCTTATCAGACTCAATCCAATACTCATATTAATGTTGTGTATAAAGATTCTCAGGACCGGTTGTGGATGGGGACTTATCTGAACGGTATTCTTCTGTATGATCTGCAAAACAAGAAAATGACCCGTATCGGTAAAACGTCTCACGAGGAAACCCTGAATGTTCATTGTTTCTATGAAGATAAAAACGGGAGTATCTGGGTTGGGACGGAGAGCGGACTTTATATCTATGAAAACGGAAAGCTGGAAGTGGCAGGTTTCATTCAAAGTCAGCTGCCGGATACAAAGATACATGGTATCTTGAGGGATAAAGAAGATAAACTGTGGATAGGAACATTCGGCAAAGGTGTTTCGGTATTCGATCTGAACAATAAGCTTATATATAATTTCGTAGTTGAAAATGGTTTCTGTTCGAATGCCGTCAACCATATGATGCAGGATTCCCGACAAAGGATATTAGTTGCTACGCGTGAGGGAGTGGCACTTTTCCATGATACGGCCAATCCGGAGAAGTACGAAGTCTTTAAAGAACGGAATGGCTTGGAAAACAGTCAGGTGCGTGCTATTACTGAGGATAAGCTTCATCAAATATGGATCAGTACGAATGGTGGAGTCTCCCGGCTGGATGAGGCGAAGAAGGTGTTTTATAATTATAGCCATCACGACGGAGTACCTATGGGTGATTTTATGAATGGATCTACCTGCATGACTTCTGATGGCACCATGTATTTTGGTTCACAGAATGGTGCGTGTTATTTTAATCCCAAGGATATTCCTACTAACCGTGAGGTATCTTCTATTGTCATTACCCGTTTTTGTACGTATCACCGTATGAAAGAGAGTCATGACGAGGAATTGCCGATGCCTATTGCTGATGGGGAGATAAATTTACCGTATAATCAGAATACATTCAAGATATCTTTCAATGTGCTGGACTATACCCAAAGCCCGCAAGTAGAATTTACTTATATGCTGGAGGGGTTAGAAAAAGCCTGGTATAACACGCAAGGAGAGAATCAGGTAACTTTTCGTAATATTTCTCCCGGTACGTATGTCTTTAAAGTAAAGACACGTATTCGCAACCAGGAATGGGATGAGAAAGAGGCTTCGCTGGTGATTCATATACAGCCACCGTTTTGGCTCACATGGTATGCCAAACTGGTTTATGTATTGCTCTTTGTCCTGGCTCTCTATGGATTACTTCATTTCTATAAGCATAAGATAGACTTGGAAAGTTCATTGGATCTGGAACGCAGAAAAAGTCAGAATGACTTGGAACTGAACAATGAAAGGCTGCGTTTCTATACTAATATTACGCACGAGTTGCGTACACCGCTAACGCTGATTCTGGGACCATTGGAAGATCTGTTGAGTGATGGTACCCTATCTCCCAAGCATGCCAATAAGATCAGTATCATCCACGATAGTGCTACCCGCCTGCTGAATCTAATCAATCGTATTCTGGAGTTCCGTAAAACAGAGACTCAAAACCGGAAACTGGCAGTGGCAAGGGGAAATCTGGCACAACTGGTACAGGAAATCGGGCTGCGTTATAAAGAGCTGAATCCCAACAATAAGGTGGCTTACCATATTCATATTGAAACCGAAGATGCCGAGCTGTTCTATGATGCGGATATGGTCACTATCATATTGGATAATCTATTGAGTAATGCCGTCAAATATACTTCGGAAGGAGAGATAACACTGACCTTGCGTTCGGTAGAGGAAATGCAGATAAAATATACGGAAATCAGTGTGAAAGATACCGGGCATGGTATCGAGCCGGAAGCATTACCGCATATCTTCGACCGTTATTATCAGGCTAAAAGTAAGTTTCAGGCATCAGGTTCAGGTATTGGTCTGGCACTGGTGAAAGGACTTACCGATTTGCACGAAGGTATGCTGAAGGTGGAAAGTACACCAGAAGTGGGAACCACATTTATCTTGCGTTTGTTGACGGAGAATACTTATCCTAATGCAATTCATGTGGAGAGCAAGGTGAAAAAACTGCCCATTCCAACGGAGGATATGGGCGGAATGGATCCTGCTTTGGACGGATGTCCCATTGTGCTCGTGGTGGAGGATAACTCTGATATTCGTGAGTATATAAAAAGTTCGTTTGCTGATATTTATGAAGTGATTACTGCCAAAGACGGACAAGAAGGTTGGGAATTGACACAAGCGCGGATTCCGAATGTTATAGTATCGGACATCATGATGCCGATTATGGATGGAGTGGAACTTTGTAAGAAAGTAAAAGAGGATATGCGTACCAGTCATATTCCGGTTATCCTGCTGACGGCCAAGGATTCTTTGCATGACAAGGAGGAAGGCTATGCCTCGGGTGCGGATGCTTATCTGACGAAACCATTCAGTGCAAAACTGCTGCATAGCTGTATCAATAACTTGCTGGAAACACGCAAGAAGATTGCTTCGCAATTATTACTGGCCGATGTAAAGCCTGCTCAGGAACAAGCTGTAAGTTCACTGAACAGGCTGGATAATGAGTTTATGCAGAAAATTACGCAGATCATCGAGGAGAACATAGAGATGGAGAAGATGGATGTGGCTTTCATTGCAGATAAGATGTGTATGAGTCATTCTACCCTATATCGGAAGATTAAAGGTTTGGCAGATATGTCGGCCAATGAGTTTATTCGTAAGGTAAAGATGCGTAAAAGTGTGGAGATGTTGATATCTGGTGAATATACAATTTCAGAGATTTCCTATATGACGGGATTTAGTAGCGTGGCTTATTTCCGGCAATGTTTCAAGAATGAGTATGGGGTTTCACCTTCCGGATATGTAAAGCAGAAACAATAA
- a CDS encoding SusC/RagA family TonB-linked outer membrane protein — MKENSFKRNRKVLTALLLCTGFIAAQPLAVMAEDSVTSVHAVQQQKQTVTGIIKDATGEAIIGASVLEKGTSNGTITDLDGKFTLSVTPNATLVISYIGYQTQELPVVAGKVMDIQMKEDAEMLDEVVVVGYGTTKRKNFTGSVSTVKASETPLALMPTSNAMDILRGTATGITVSQQQGAGQAPSLQVRGQKSVNGGSTPLIVMDGVIYMGSFRDIDPTTIESMSILKDATSLAAYGSQAANGVIMITTKKGKLGKPVINVNTSWAFSTAAAKPDLLSPEDYVKKVNLLSGLAEDADPTWMREFEYENYKNGNTIDWYDYCTRTGLMQNYSASVSGATEKINYYLSGTYTDQQGVVKGDDYDRTALTARLQSDITDWLQLGGQVNYTYNDYSGASVYDLYQAIRLSPYGRAERADGGGLEKFPCNEGIYRINPMWNVESGTIDDHDTYATTSMKGHVLVKCPWVEGLTYRLNGSYSVENIERDYFTHEGYYVKEGSSDDRYSASTVANYLASANGYSARTKNTSWVLDNIVNWQRQFGKHYVDLTYVYTRDSYEYSYRRFDGSDFAALGNTNLSYDGLNLATTQKINGLNYTRHTNVGYLGRANYNYNDTYHLSISVRRDGSSVFGANHKWGTFPAVGLAWTASNEAFMKNIKAISYLKLKASWGKNGNQSLSPYETLSKITLGQSGGYSYPFGNTSLVSWGQRITSMGNSDLGWEETESFNYGFDLGLIDNRIRLEFDGYFSKTTNQIFNRNIPVMINGLTSMKATMGQVNNWGIEVNLNTTNIQTKDFNWGSTLTFYMNRNKLKELYGDGQDDITNSLFLGKSLGAIYGYKNIGIVQEEDTEYMAANGAEPGDVKFANLDGSEDGKITADDRTILGYKKENFRMSFGNTFRYKDFELYMLFTGIFGGNGYGQAVNYYAFRTSSDVQGDNNFNHGWWTPENKSNKYPRINYTDGRYTPLQGYGFVRLQDLSLSYTFRQPWVQKAGIGNLKVYMACKNLFTISGWEGGDPEVQQTLGSGYTYGYPLSRTVSFGLNLTF, encoded by the coding sequence ATGAAAGAAAACTCGTTCAAAAGAAACCGGAAGGTCCTCACAGCCTTATTGCTTTGCACTGGTTTCATCGCAGCTCAGCCCCTCGCAGTAATGGCTGAAGACAGTGTAACTTCCGTACATGCAGTTCAGCAACAGAAACAAACCGTCACAGGTATTATCAAGGATGCAACAGGAGAAGCCATCATCGGTGCCAGCGTATTGGAAAAAGGCACATCGAACGGCACAATCACTGATTTGGATGGTAAATTCACCCTAAGTGTCACTCCCAACGCAACATTAGTTATTTCGTATATCGGTTATCAGACACAGGAACTACCTGTTGTCGCCGGAAAAGTAATGGATATACAAATGAAAGAAGACGCCGAAATGCTGGATGAGGTAGTAGTAGTAGGCTATGGTACTACCAAGCGCAAGAACTTTACAGGTTCGGTTTCTACCGTAAAAGCCTCGGAAACTCCGCTGGCACTGATGCCTACCTCCAATGCAATGGACATTCTGCGTGGTACGGCTACCGGTATCACGGTATCGCAGCAACAAGGAGCCGGACAGGCACCTTCATTGCAGGTTCGTGGTCAGAAATCAGTAAATGGTGGTTCTACTCCGCTGATCGTAATGGACGGTGTGATCTATATGGGAAGCTTCCGCGACATCGATCCGACAACTATCGAAAGCATGAGTATCCTGAAAGATGCTACTTCACTCGCAGCTTACGGTTCGCAAGCTGCCAATGGTGTAATTATGATCACTACCAAGAAAGGAAAGTTGGGTAAACCCGTCATCAACGTCAATACTTCCTGGGCTTTCTCTACAGCAGCAGCAAAACCGGACTTGTTAAGTCCCGAAGATTATGTAAAGAAAGTAAACCTGTTGAGTGGTCTGGCAGAGGACGCCGATCCTACATGGATGCGAGAGTTCGAATACGAAAACTACAAAAACGGAAATACCATCGACTGGTACGACTATTGTACCCGCACCGGATTGATGCAGAACTACTCAGCTTCTGTTTCGGGAGCTACGGAGAAGATTAATTACTATCTGTCCGGTACATACACCGACCAGCAAGGAGTTGTGAAAGGAGACGATTACGACCGCACCGCCCTGACAGCACGCTTGCAATCGGACATCACAGACTGGTTGCAATTAGGCGGACAGGTAAACTACACCTACAACGACTATTCCGGAGCCAGCGTATACGACCTCTACCAAGCCATCCGTCTGAGCCCTTACGGTCGTGCCGAACGTGCCGATGGCGGTGGATTGGAGAAATTCCCCTGTAATGAGGGTATTTACCGTATCAATCCGATGTGGAATGTAGAGAGCGGTACTATCGACGACCATGACACGTATGCCACTACCTCCATGAAAGGACACGTATTGGTGAAATGTCCCTGGGTAGAAGGTTTGACTTACCGCCTGAACGGTAGCTATTCCGTAGAAAACATCGAACGCGATTACTTTACGCATGAAGGATATTACGTAAAAGAAGGTTCCAGCGACGACCGCTATTCCGCCTCTACTGTAGCCAATTACTTGGCCTCAGCAAACGGTTACAGCGCACGCACAAAGAACACATCATGGGTATTAGACAATATAGTAAACTGGCAGCGCCAATTCGGTAAGCACTATGTAGACCTGACTTATGTATATACGCGTGACTCTTACGAGTACAGCTACCGTCGTTTCGACGGTTCCGACTTTGCCGCACTGGGTAACACCAACCTCAGTTACGACGGACTGAACCTGGCAACCACACAGAAGATCAACGGTCTGAACTATACACGCCACACCAACGTAGGTTATCTGGGACGTGCCAACTACAACTACAACGATACATACCACCTGAGTATTTCCGTACGCCGTGACGGTTCCAGTGTCTTCGGTGCAAACCACAAATGGGGTACTTTCCCGGCAGTAGGTCTGGCATGGACAGCATCCAACGAGGCTTTCATGAAGAATATTAAAGCCATCAGCTACCTGAAGTTGAAAGCATCCTGGGGTAAGAATGGTAACCAAAGCCTTTCTCCTTACGAAACACTTTCCAAAATCACATTGGGACAGTCAGGAGGTTACAGCTATCCGTTCGGTAACACTTCATTAGTAAGCTGGGGACAGCGCATCACCTCGATGGGTAACTCCGACCTGGGATGGGAAGAAACCGAATCATTCAACTACGGCTTCGACCTGGGATTAATCGACAACCGCATCCGCCTGGAATTCGACGGATACTTCTCCAAGACCACCAACCAGATATTCAACCGTAACATTCCGGTTATGATCAATGGTCTGACCAGCATGAAAGCCACCATGGGACAGGTAAACAACTGGGGTATCGAAGTTAACCTGAATACTACCAACATCCAGACAAAAGACTTCAACTGGGGTTCCACACTGACTTTCTATATGAACCGCAACAAGCTGAAAGAACTCTACGGAGACGGTCAGGACGATATTACGAACTCCCTGTTCTTGGGTAAGTCATTGGGTGCTATCTATGGTTACAAGAACATTGGTATTGTACAAGAAGAAGATACAGAATATATGGCAGCCAACGGTGCAGAACCGGGTGACGTGAAGTTTGCCAACCTGGACGGTAGCGAAGACGGTAAAATTACAGCCGACGACCGTACCATCCTGGGATACAAAAAAGAAAACTTCCGCATGAGCTTTGGCAATACATTCCGCTACAAGGACTTCGAACTTTATATGTTGTTCACCGGCATCTTCGGTGGAAACGGCTACGGACAAGCTGTAAACTACTACGCTTTCCGTACTTCTTCCGACGTACAGGGCGACAATAACTTCAACCACGGCTGGTGGACTCCCGAAAACAAGAGTAACAAATATCCGCGTATCAACTATACCGACGGACGCTACACTCCGCTACAAGGATATGGCTTCGTGCGTCTGCAAGACCTCAGCCTGTCCTATACTTTCCGCCAGCCTTGGGTACAGAAAGCAGGTATCGGGAATCTGAAGGTTTACATGGCTTGCAAGAACCTTTTCACCATCTCCGGATGGGAAGGCGGTGACCCTGAAGTTCAACAAACATTAGGTAGCGGTTACACTTACGGATACCCGTTGTCGCGTACCGTTTCGTTTGGTCTGAATTTAACGTTCTAA